The Shewanella mangrovisoli genome has a window encoding:
- the rarD gene encoding EamA family transporter RarD — translation MPDTEYRKGILLAVSAYCMWGFAPLYFKLLHHVSATEILLHRVIWSFVFMVIIMLFIGGFGKLRQLFKQPKQLLVLTITSLLIAANWLIFIWAVNNDHMLDASLGYFINPLLNVLLGMLFLGERLRKLQWFAVALASAGVLIQLISFGSIPIVSLALAGTFGVYALLRKKVNVDAKSGLLVETAILLPVALVYLVATLDSATANMLTNDWHLNLLLMAAGIVTTIPLLCFAGAAVRIPLSMLGFFQYIGPSIMFILAVTLFNEPFDAEKSITFGFIWSALLVFTFDMAYKRKTAR, via the coding sequence ATGCCTGATACTGAATACCGCAAAGGGATCCTACTCGCCGTCAGTGCTTACTGTATGTGGGGATTTGCGCCCTTATATTTCAAACTACTCCACCATGTTTCGGCGACCGAAATTTTACTGCATCGGGTGATCTGGTCATTTGTGTTTATGGTGATCATCATGCTGTTTATCGGTGGCTTTGGAAAGCTGCGCCAACTGTTTAAACAGCCAAAGCAGTTACTCGTGCTCACCATCACCTCCCTGCTGATTGCCGCCAACTGGTTGATTTTTATCTGGGCCGTGAATAACGATCATATGCTCGATGCCAGCTTGGGTTACTTTATTAACCCCCTACTGAATGTGCTGCTCGGCATGCTGTTTTTAGGTGAAAGATTACGCAAGTTGCAATGGTTTGCCGTCGCGCTGGCGAGTGCTGGCGTGCTTATTCAGTTGATTTCATTCGGTTCAATCCCCATTGTTTCCCTCGCCTTGGCGGGCACCTTCGGGGTGTATGCGCTGCTGCGTAAAAAGGTCAACGTGGATGCAAAATCGGGTCTGCTAGTCGAAACCGCTATCCTGCTACCGGTCGCATTGGTTTATCTGGTCGCGACTTTAGATAGCGCCACGGCGAATATGCTCACCAACGATTGGCATCTTAATTTGTTATTGATGGCGGCGGGGATTGTTACCACAATTCCACTATTGTGTTTTGCCGGTGCAGCGGTACGCATTCCATTGTCTATGCTCGGCTTTTTCCAATATATCGGCCCGAGTATTATGTTTATCCTCGCGGTAACCTTATTCAATGAACCCTTCGATGCCGAGAAGAGCATCACCTTTGGTTTTATCTGGAGCGCCCTGTTGGTGTTCACATTCGATATGGCCTATAAACGCAAAACGGCGCGATAA
- a CDS encoding thioesterase family protein, protein MTNPIQAEVLKRVAEVFDQHVPFHNLLGLDIKRYDIDGVEVVINMKPELIGNIHQQILHGGVTATVLDVVGGLTAFAGLVASRDDWTVEELQQRLQTLGTIDMRVDYLRPGRGQVFTGTGSVIRAGNRVSVCRMELHNEQGTHIAFGTGTYMVG, encoded by the coding sequence ATGACAAACCCAATTCAAGCCGAAGTACTCAAACGTGTTGCCGAAGTATTTGATCAACACGTGCCGTTTCATAATTTATTGGGTCTAGATATCAAACGCTACGACATAGATGGCGTCGAAGTGGTGATTAATATGAAGCCAGAACTCATTGGCAATATTCACCAACAAATTCTCCACGGTGGGGTCACCGCCACTGTACTCGATGTGGTCGGAGGGCTCACCGCCTTTGCAGGACTGGTCGCTAGTCGTGATGATTGGACTGTGGAGGAGTTACAACAACGGTTGCAGACCTTAGGCACTATCGATATGCGCGTCGATTATCTGCGTCCTGGACGTGGACAGGTTTTCACTGGCACGGGCAGCGTGATCCGTGCCGGCAATCGCGTCTCAGTGTGTCGCATGGAGCTTCACAACGAGCAAGGAACCCATATCGCCTTCGGCACTGGCACTTATATGGTTGGCTAG
- a CDS encoding diguanylate cyclase domain-containing protein gives MDFRVLALSLLLWLFPFGVSANDQLDALAELIYQYPTKALTQISTLEKQQTADNSSDIDRLRLSMLKCQNLLQLGENEAAINLAQMGEASAKQLKLDQARPYFLNCQADAYLNYDNVQDALPLLDSAITLARRYQQPQALIDALRLRGQLDTNTDNFSSAIEDLRIAIDIYPDIHTQTQNWVWPPQAYVYAAMGSLLYATHDLPQAMYYTNLALNSPDAKGKARHVLLLNASRLALDNQDREYSDQLEKQAKALLPEIGSPLELAYSYAVLASIALDKGRMDTAEEYISIAMNTFKLQNQRAAMMRSTRLLAQIRFAQHRDEAALALMNSAIEQGESLKQYSDLKWFYGILSDYYQTHDNYKLAYEYLQKRFDATELANESMNNTRILQFKARLNQQGLQLASKENQPTHNSVLKELNIDWAYSTLFLVAMAFLGGAIWYFIDKQNNRAPSAGSDSQNLPPQQLLELTLHSAKQGDYPLSLLLLNASQIRQVDLPALMDKLQDKLREQDKLLRYSIDEIVIVLPYTSAVGAQKVVDQITPTIQTLQGTSKVNIGVAVMQQFDTLDSLVKRASINQLGKLKGSDPQSDYSPAK, from the coding sequence ATGGATTTTCGCGTCTTAGCGCTTAGCCTGTTGTTATGGCTATTCCCTTTTGGGGTCAGTGCTAACGACCAACTCGATGCACTTGCAGAACTGATTTATCAGTATCCGACCAAGGCTTTGACGCAAATTAGCACACTAGAGAAACAACAAACCGCTGATAACTCTAGTGATATTGATAGGCTTCGCCTCAGTATGCTCAAGTGCCAAAACTTGTTGCAATTAGGGGAAAATGAAGCGGCAATCAACCTTGCTCAGATGGGCGAGGCCAGTGCCAAACAGCTAAAACTCGATCAGGCACGTCCCTACTTTTTGAATTGTCAGGCCGATGCCTATCTCAATTATGATAATGTCCAAGATGCCTTACCTTTGCTCGATTCCGCGATTACCCTCGCGAGACGCTATCAGCAACCTCAAGCCTTAATCGATGCACTGCGGTTAAGGGGGCAACTGGATACCAACACGGATAACTTCTCCTCCGCCATCGAAGATTTACGCATCGCTATCGACATTTATCCCGATATTCATACCCAGACACAAAATTGGGTGTGGCCACCGCAGGCCTATGTCTATGCCGCTATGGGCAGTTTGCTCTACGCAACCCATGATTTACCCCAAGCCATGTATTACACCAATCTGGCACTCAACAGTCCCGATGCTAAGGGGAAGGCACGGCATGTGTTACTACTAAACGCATCGCGTCTCGCGTTAGATAATCAAGATAGAGAATACAGCGACCAACTGGAGAAACAGGCAAAAGCCTTGTTACCTGAAATCGGCTCTCCCTTAGAACTGGCCTATAGTTATGCCGTTTTGGCTTCAATCGCCCTCGACAAGGGACGAATGGACACTGCCGAAGAATACATCTCCATTGCCATGAACACTTTTAAGCTGCAAAACCAACGGGCAGCTATGATGCGCTCCACCCGTTTATTGGCACAAATCCGGTTTGCTCAACATCGAGATGAAGCAGCGTTAGCCCTTATGAATTCCGCCATAGAACAGGGAGAGTCATTAAAGCAATACTCTGATCTAAAATGGTTTTATGGCATTTTGAGCGATTATTATCAAACCCACGACAACTACAAACTTGCCTACGAGTATTTGCAAAAACGTTTCGATGCGACAGAACTTGCTAACGAGTCGATGAATAACACCCGTATCCTGCAATTTAAGGCCAGATTAAATCAGCAAGGACTACAACTGGCGAGCAAGGAGAATCAGCCAACTCACAACTCGGTACTGAAAGAGCTCAATATCGATTGGGCCTATAGCACGTTATTTTTAGTCGCCATGGCCTTCTTGGGCGGTGCCATTTGGTATTTCATTGATAAACAAAATAATCGTGCACCATCAGCTGGATCAGACAGCCAAAATCTGCCACCACAGCAACTACTCGAGTTGACACTTCACAGCGCTAAGCAAGGCGATTATCCATTGTCGCTGTTGCTGCTCAATGCCAGCCAAATTCGCCAAGTCGATCTGCCCGCGCTAATGGATAAGTTACAAGACAAGCTACGTGAGCAGGACAAACTATTACGCTATTCGATAGATGAGATAGTCATAGTGCTACCTTATACCTCTGCCGTGGGCGCACAGAAAGTCGTCGATCAAATCACCCCCACCATCCAAACCTTACAAGGAACAAGCAAGGTGAATATTGGCGTTGCGGTGATGCAACAGTTTGATACTTTGGATTCTTTGGTTAAACGCGCGAGCATCAATCAATTAGGTAAACTCAAGGGGAGCGACCCACAAAGCGATTATTCCCCCGCTAAATAG
- the slmA gene encoding nucleoid occlusion factor SlmA, whose product MAVSPKINRREHILQCLAQMLETSPGQRITTAKLASEVGVSEAALYRHFPSKARMFEGLIEFIEESLLSRINIIMDDEKDTMRRCQLVLQLLLIFAERNPGISRVLNGDALLGENERLRSRISTLFAKIETQLKQILREKTLREGKGFNLDEAILANLLLAFAEGRIAQFVRSEFKLKPTQHFDEQWRFIQHQLLQS is encoded by the coding sequence ATGGCTGTAAGCCCAAAAATTAATCGTCGTGAACACATACTGCAATGCCTAGCGCAAATGCTAGAAACCAGCCCAGGACAACGTATTACCACCGCTAAACTCGCCTCTGAGGTCGGTGTATCGGAAGCGGCCCTCTATCGCCACTTTCCGAGTAAGGCGCGGATGTTTGAAGGGTTAATTGAATTTATTGAAGAGTCATTACTCTCCCGCATCAATATCATCATGGACGATGAAAAAGACACCATGAGACGTTGCCAATTAGTGCTACAACTGCTGTTGATTTTCGCCGAGCGCAACCCTGGGATCTCTCGGGTACTCAATGGCGATGCACTCTTAGGTGAAAACGAGCGTCTACGCAGTCGTATCAGCACCCTATTTGCCAAAATTGAAACTCAACTCAAGCAAATTCTGCGAGAAAAAACCCTACGTGAAGGGAAAGGCTTTAATTTAGATGAGGCTATTTTAGCTAATTTGCTGTTAGCTTTCGCTGAGGGACGAATTGCTCAATTTGTCCGCAGCGAGTTTAAACTCAAACCAACGCAGCACTTCGATGAACAGTGGCGCTTTATTCAGCATCAGCTGTTACAAAGCTAA
- the rpmG gene encoding 50S ribosomal protein L33, with translation MAKAKGNREKIKLVSTAKTGHFYTTEKNKRNMPEKMEIKKFDPVIRQHVIYKEAKIK, from the coding sequence ATGGCTAAAGCTAAAGGTAATCGTGAGAAGATCAAATTAGTTTCTACAGCTAAAACTGGTCACTTCTACACAACTGAAAAAAACAAGCGTAACATGCCAGAAAAAATGGAAATCAAAAAATTTGATCCAGTTATTCGTCAGCACGTTATCTACAAAGAAGCAAAAATCAAGTAA
- the dut gene encoding dUTP diphosphatase: MKTPIELKILDSRIGSEFPLPAYATPGSAGMDLRAMIDTTMTIAPGETQLIPTGIAIHVADPGLAAVILPRSGLGHKHGIVLGNLVGLIDSDYQGPLMVSCWNRSDTPFTLEIGDRLAQLVFVPVVQAQFKLVDEFDSSDRGEGGFGHSGTK; the protein is encoded by the coding sequence ATGAAAACACCGATTGAATTAAAGATCCTCGATTCCCGTATTGGCTCTGAATTTCCCCTGCCCGCCTATGCCACGCCTGGCAGCGCGGGAATGGATCTTCGCGCCATGATAGATACCACAATGACGATAGCCCCAGGTGAGACTCAGTTAATCCCTACAGGCATCGCCATCCACGTGGCAGACCCTGGACTTGCCGCCGTGATCCTGCCCCGTTCAGGCCTTGGCCATAAGCACGGTATCGTACTCGGCAATCTAGTTGGGCTTATCGATTCAGATTATCAAGGTCCCTTGATGGTTTCTTGCTGGAACCGCAGCGATACCCCATTTACGTTAGAAATTGGTGATCGTCTCGCACAACTCGTGTTTGTTCCAGTGGTACAAGCACAATTCAAACTCGTTGATGAGTTCGACAGCTCAGATCGTGGTGAAGGTGGATTTGGCCATTCTGGCACTAAATAA
- the radC gene encoding RadC family protein, whose protein sequence is MAIKDWPEGEGPRDKLLVKGAAHLSDAELLAVLLRNGLSGLNAVDLARSLIHEFGGLRSLLCAPKHQVCRLPGVGPVKYAQLQAAAELARRVAQENLQRGQVLTNPDLTRDYLMRQLADRSYEVFAILLLDSQHRVIQFVELFRGTIDSASVYPREVVSLVLEKKAAAVIVCHNHPSGIAEPSQADRRITERLKNALATIDVSLLDHMVVGDREIVSFAERGWIN, encoded by the coding sequence ATGGCGATTAAGGATTGGCCCGAGGGTGAAGGTCCGCGGGATAAATTATTGGTAAAAGGCGCCGCCCATCTCTCGGATGCAGAATTACTGGCCGTTTTACTGCGAAATGGGCTGAGCGGTTTGAATGCGGTCGACCTTGCACGCTCACTCATTCATGAATTTGGTGGATTAAGAAGCTTACTTTGCGCACCAAAGCATCAGGTGTGTCGACTTCCGGGCGTGGGGCCTGTAAAATACGCCCAGCTTCAAGCCGCGGCTGAATTAGCGAGGCGTGTGGCACAAGAAAACCTGCAGAGAGGTCAGGTTTTGACAAATCCCGATTTAACTCGGGATTATTTAATGAGACAATTAGCTGACCGCTCCTATGAAGTGTTCGCAATTTTGCTGCTGGATAGCCAGCATAGAGTGATTCAATTCGTCGAATTATTCCGCGGAACAATAGATTCAGCTTCGGTGTATCCACGTGAAGTGGTGAGCCTAGTGCTGGAGAAAAAGGCTGCTGCCGTCATAGTGTGTCACAATCATCCGTCTGGTATTGCCGAGCCCAGTCAGGCTGACAGACGAATAACTGAGCGATTAAAAAATGCGTTAGCAACCATAGACGTATCCTTACTGGACCATATGGTTGTTGGTGATCGAGAGATAGTTTCCTTCGCGGAACGAGGCTGGATTAATTAA
- the rpmB gene encoding 50S ribosomal protein L28: MSRVCQVTGKKPMVGNNRSHAKNATRRRFLPNLQNHRFWLEEEKRFVQLRVSTKGIRLIDKKGIEVVVAELRARGEKV, from the coding sequence ATGTCAAGAGTATGCCAAGTTACTGGCAAGAAGCCGATGGTTGGTAACAACCGTTCGCACGCAAAAAACGCGACCCGTCGTCGTTTTTTACCTAACCTGCAAAACCACCGTTTCTGGTTAGAAGAAGAAAAACGTTTCGTACAGTTACGTGTATCTACTAAAGGTATCCGTCTGATCGATAAGAAAGGTATTGAAGTTGTTGTTGCTGAACTTCGTGCCCGTGGCGAGAAGGTGTAA
- the argA gene encoding amino-acid N-acetyltransferase yields the protein MRTTELVDGFRHSAPYVNAHRGKTFVVMLGGEALAQNQFRGILNDVALLHSLGIKVVLVYGARPQIDAALAANGIEPAYHEGVRITDEDSLKVIKQVAGALQFDITARLSMSLSNTPMQGAQINLVSGNFVIAQPLGVDNGVDFCLSGKVRRIDTQGLKRQLDNHCIVLMGPIAASVTGESFNLTAEEIATQVAIKLKADKMIGFSSQNGILDRNGDVIAELMPNDAQNILTKLAEQGSACVGTMAFLKASIDACRNGVPRCHLVSYLDDGALLQELFSREGIGTQIVTESAERLRRASISDIGGVLNLIRPLEEQGILVRRSREQLEIEIEQFMLIERDGLVIGCAALYPFEEDNAGEFACLVVHPDYRDADRGSLLLKNIIGQARSRGYSRLFALTTRSIHWFLEHGFVIEDVEALPQKKKQLYNYQRRSKILALDL from the coding sequence GTGCGTACCACTGAACTGGTTGATGGATTTCGTCATTCTGCCCCTTACGTCAATGCCCATAGAGGGAAAACCTTTGTGGTGATGTTGGGTGGCGAGGCTTTAGCACAAAATCAATTTCGCGGCATTTTAAATGACGTGGCCCTGTTGCACAGTTTAGGCATTAAAGTGGTGTTAGTGTATGGTGCGAGGCCGCAAATCGATGCGGCATTGGCAGCCAATGGGATTGAACCCGCCTACCACGAAGGTGTACGTATCACCGATGAAGACTCGCTTAAAGTGATCAAACAGGTCGCTGGCGCATTGCAGTTTGATATCACCGCGCGTTTATCGATGAGCCTCAGTAATACGCCGATGCAAGGCGCGCAAATCAACTTAGTCAGCGGTAACTTTGTGATCGCCCAGCCTCTGGGGGTCGATAATGGCGTGGATTTTTGTTTAAGCGGCAAAGTGCGCCGTATCGATACTCAAGGGCTTAAGCGTCAGCTCGATAACCACTGTATCGTGTTGATGGGGCCGATTGCCGCATCGGTCACTGGCGAAAGCTTTAACCTCACCGCCGAAGAGATTGCCACTCAAGTCGCGATCAAGCTGAAGGCCGACAAGATGATTGGCTTTAGTTCGCAAAACGGCATCCTCGATCGCAATGGCGATGTGATTGCCGAATTAATGCCAAATGACGCGCAAAACATTCTGACTAAGCTTGCTGAGCAAGGTTCGGCCTGTGTGGGCACTATGGCTTTCCTCAAGGCGAGTATTGATGCGTGCCGTAATGGGGTGCCACGTTGTCATTTGGTCAGTTACCTCGATGACGGTGCTTTGCTGCAGGAGTTGTTCTCCCGTGAGGGCATAGGTACGCAAATCGTAACAGAAAGCGCTGAGCGTCTGCGCCGCGCGTCGATTAGCGATATTGGTGGCGTACTAAACTTAATTCGTCCATTGGAAGAACAAGGCATTTTGGTGCGCCGCAGTCGTGAGCAGCTTGAGATTGAGATCGAGCAGTTTATGTTGATTGAGCGTGATGGTTTAGTGATTGGCTGCGCTGCCCTGTATCCCTTCGAGGAAGATAACGCCGGGGAGTTTGCCTGTTTGGTAGTGCACCCAGATTATCGCGATGCAGATAGGGGTAGTTTACTGCTGAAAAACATCATAGGTCAGGCGCGTAGCCGTGGTTATTCCCGTTTGTTTGCCTTGACTACCCGCAGCATTCACTGGTTCTTAGAGCATGGCTTTGTGATTGAAGATGTGGAAGCCTTACCGCAGAAGAAAAAGCAGCTGTATAACTATCAGCGCCGCTCTAAAATTCTCGCCCTCGATCTGTAA
- the recQ gene encoding DNA helicase RecQ: METQLLDIHDDPLSQRLAQVFGYRDFRDGQREVIERVCSGEDCLVIMPTGGGKSLCYQLPALLMPGITIVVSPLISLMKDQVDSLLQTGVNAAYLNSSQPREQSVEVLRQLHRGELKLLYVSPERLLTGDFIERMRSLPLSMFAIDEAHCISQWGHDFRPEYAALGQLKQLFPHVPMMALTATADQATRQNICERLGINPFRLLSSFDRPNIRYTVAEKLNAANQLRQFLLQQNGSSGIVYCSSRRRVDEVAERLTLQGFHAKAYHAGMTPQERGEVQDSFLKDQIDIVVATVAFGMGINKSNVRFVVHYDIPKSIEAYYQETGRAGRDGLEAEAFMLFDPADIGRVRHLIEQSEPGPQQQVDFHKLTTMAAFAEAQTCRRQVLLHYFDESALEPCGNCDICLDPPKRYNGTEDAQKVLSCIYRLGQRFGINHLIEVLRGSKGAAIVDRGHDKLSTWGIGKDKSHEYWLSVIRQLIHLGLASQDITRGSSITLNPSARPILKGEVALMLAEPRIQLTNIKRKVTQSRAPLNYDRKLFARLKALRRTIAEEQDVPPYLVFNDATLAEMAAMMPTSPGEMLAVNGVGERKLSRFGDDFLDEIAAYLAGE, from the coding sequence ATGGAAACTCAGTTACTCGACATACATGATGATCCGCTGTCGCAACGCCTAGCGCAGGTGTTTGGTTACCGTGACTTTAGGGACGGTCAGCGCGAGGTTATCGAACGTGTATGCAGTGGTGAGGACTGCCTTGTGATCATGCCCACTGGCGGCGGTAAGAGCCTGTGTTACCAGTTGCCCGCACTGCTGATGCCTGGCATCACCATCGTGGTATCACCGCTGATTTCATTAATGAAAGATCAGGTCGACAGCCTATTGCAGACGGGTGTCAATGCCGCCTATTTAAACTCCTCGCAGCCGCGGGAGCAGAGTGTAGAGGTGCTGAGGCAGTTGCATCGAGGCGAGCTAAAACTGCTATATGTGTCTCCTGAGCGGTTACTTACTGGCGATTTTATCGAGCGCATGCGCTCACTGCCGTTATCAATGTTTGCCATCGATGAGGCGCACTGCATCAGTCAATGGGGACATGATTTTCGTCCCGAATATGCCGCTCTTGGTCAGTTAAAGCAGCTCTTTCCCCATGTGCCCATGATGGCGCTCACCGCCACAGCGGATCAGGCGACGCGGCAAAATATTTGCGAGCGCCTAGGGATTAATCCATTTAGGTTACTATCGAGTTTCGATCGACCCAATATCCGCTATACGGTTGCCGAAAAACTCAATGCCGCGAATCAATTACGACAGTTTTTACTGCAACAAAATGGCAGTAGCGGCATTGTCTATTGCAGCAGTCGTCGCCGTGTGGATGAGGTGGCAGAAAGACTCACCCTGCAAGGGTTTCATGCTAAGGCATACCATGCGGGCATGACGCCACAGGAGCGTGGCGAAGTGCAGGATAGCTTCCTTAAAGATCAAATTGATATCGTCGTTGCCACCGTGGCCTTTGGCATGGGGATTAACAAATCTAACGTGCGCTTTGTGGTGCATTACGATATCCCTAAGAGCATCGAAGCCTATTATCAAGAAACTGGCCGAGCGGGGCGCGATGGACTCGAGGCCGAAGCCTTTATGCTGTTCGATCCTGCCGATATTGGGCGGGTGCGCCATCTTATCGAGCAGTCGGAGCCAGGGCCGCAGCAACAGGTGGATTTCCATAAGCTCACTACCATGGCTGCATTTGCAGAGGCACAAACCTGTCGTCGCCAAGTGTTGCTGCATTACTTCGATGAGAGCGCGTTAGAGCCCTGCGGTAACTGTGATATTTGTCTCGACCCGCCTAAACGTTATAACGGCACCGAGGATGCGCAGAAGGTGCTATCTTGCATCTATCGTCTTGGGCAGCGCTTTGGTATCAATCACTTGATTGAAGTCTTGCGTGGCTCCAAGGGCGCTGCGATTGTGGATAGAGGGCACGATAAACTCAGCACTTGGGGCATAGGCAAAGACAAAAGCCATGAATATTGGTTGAGCGTGATCCGTCAGCTGATTCACTTAGGGCTTGCGAGCCAAGATATTACGCGGGGCTCGTCCATCACCTTAAACCCTTCGGCAAGGCCGATCCTTAAGGGCGAGGTGGCGCTAATGTTGGCAGAGCCACGGATTCAACTGACCAACATTAAGCGCAAAGTCACTCAATCGCGGGCACCGCTGAATTACGACCGCAAACTGTTTGCGAGGCTAAAAGCCCTACGTCGTACTATTGCCGAGGAGCAGGATGTGCCGCCCTATCTGGTGTTTAACGATGCGACCCTAGCGGAAATGGCGGCCATGATGCCCACCAGTCCCGGTGAAATGCTGGCGGTTAACGGCGTTGGTGAGCGCAAACTCAGCCGATTTGGCGACGATTTCCTCGATGAAATTGCCGCCTATTTAGCGGGGGAATAA
- a CDS encoding PH domain-containing protein: protein MVTQFFSLAPLTQTSILSFIILLLGLAGVLWMLWVKPMPKVAKSASLGILFVMIGGFSWVFYQSHNAEIALTDTELKLDIPFYKVQLARSELLVEQARIIDLKQEQDLTPSFKTNGIGMPGFQLGWFNLKGKCKAFVAVTDKSELVLVPTKRGYNLLLSVPEGERFITQLQK, encoded by the coding sequence ATGGTGACTCAGTTTTTCTCCCTCGCGCCTCTGACTCAAACCTCCATTTTAAGCTTTATTATCTTGCTGCTAGGTTTGGCTGGTGTGCTGTGGATGTTGTGGGTTAAACCTATGCCGAAAGTGGCGAAATCGGCGAGCTTAGGTATTTTGTTCGTGATGATTGGCGGATTTTCTTGGGTGTTTTATCAATCCCATAATGCTGAAATCGCGCTAACCGACACAGAGCTAAAACTCGATATTCCCTTCTATAAAGTGCAGTTAGCGCGCTCCGAGCTGCTGGTCGAGCAGGCACGCATTATCGACTTGAAGCAGGAACAGGATTTAACGCCCAGCTTTAAAACCAATGGTATAGGTATGCCAGGGTTTCAACTCGGCTGGTTTAATCTAAAAGGGAAGTGTAAGGCATTTGTGGCTGTGACGGATAAATCCGAGCTAGTGCTAGTGCCAACGAAGCGAGGCTACAATCTGCTTTTGTCTGTGCCCGAGGGCGAAAGGTTTATTACCCAGCTACAAAAATAG
- the coaBC gene encoding bifunctional phosphopantothenoylcysteine decarboxylase/phosphopantothenate--cysteine ligase CoaBC, with protein MMSVSLITKNVLLGIGGGIAAYKSADLVRRLKERGFDVRVVMSQSAMEFITPLTLQALSGHPVASSLLDPAAEAAMGHIELARWADLMIIAPATANLLARINTGMADELITTTCLATEAPIALCPAMNQQMYRNAATQANLASLQGRGYTLWGPASGSQACGEVGPGRMLEPLEIAELASRFFATKDVYAEQETQPLAGQSVLITAGPTREAIDPVRYISNHSSGKMGFALAKAAADMGAAVTLVSGPVNLATPEGVTRINVESAQNMLDAVMDNVDKKDIFIGCAAVADYRVSDIADCKIKKSAEEMQLALVRNPDILATVASLANRPFVVGFAAETHDVETYARDKLKRKNLNMIAANDVSVAGLGFNADANALRVFWPQGSQDLPATDKLTLARQLLSLIVKEKTK; from the coding sequence ATGATGTCTGTGAGCCTGATAACGAAAAACGTCCTACTGGGTATTGGTGGCGGCATAGCGGCCTACAAAAGTGCGGATTTAGTGCGCCGCTTAAAAGAACGCGGCTTTGATGTGCGCGTGGTGATGAGCCAAAGCGCCATGGAATTTATTACCCCTCTCACTCTGCAAGCCTTATCAGGCCATCCCGTGGCATCAAGTTTACTCGATCCGGCTGCCGAAGCGGCAATGGGTCATATCGAGCTCGCGCGCTGGGCGGATTTAATGATTATCGCCCCCGCCACCGCGAATTTGCTGGCCCGTATCAATACGGGCATGGCGGATGAGCTTATCACCACCACTTGCCTTGCGACCGAAGCGCCGATAGCCCTGTGTCCCGCGATGAATCAGCAGATGTATCGCAATGCGGCCACTCAAGCCAATTTAGCGAGTTTACAAGGCCGAGGTTATACCCTGTGGGGCCCCGCCAGCGGCAGCCAAGCCTGTGGCGAAGTAGGCCCTGGTCGTATGCTCGAACCGTTAGAAATCGCAGAATTAGCCAGTCGCTTTTTTGCAACAAAAGATGTCTATGCTGAACAGGAAACTCAGCCGCTAGCGGGCCAGTCGGTGCTCATTACCGCAGGACCAACCCGCGAAGCCATCGATCCGGTGCGTTATATCTCTAATCACAGCTCAGGCAAGATGGGATTCGCCTTAGCAAAAGCCGCCGCCGACATGGGCGCCGCTGTGACCTTGGTCTCAGGTCCAGTAAATTTAGCAACCCCTGAGGGGGTGACGCGAATCAATGTCGAATCCGCGCAAAACATGCTCGACGCTGTGATGGATAATGTTGATAAAAAAGATATTTTCATTGGCTGCGCGGCGGTTGCCGACTATCGCGTCAGCGATATTGCGGACTGTAAGATCAAAAAGTCCGCCGAAGAAATGCAACTTGCGCTGGTGAGGAATCCTGATATCTTAGCGACGGTCGCAAGCTTGGCAAACCGTCCTTTTGTGGTGGGATTTGCCGCCGAAACCCATGATGTAGAAACCTACGCCCGCGATAAACTCAAACGCAAAAACTTGAATATGATCGCCGCAAACGATGTATCCGTTGCTGGCCTTGGCTTTAATGCCGATGCCAATGCCCTGCGTGTATTCTGGCCGCAGGGTAGTCAAGATTTGCCTGCTACCGATAAGCTCACGTTGGCTCGGCAATTACTTTCGTTGATAGTGAAAGAAAAAACAAAATAA